GAAGCGGCATCGTCTCGCCCGAGGACGGGCGCTCGCAAACGCACATGAGGTAGGATGGGGCCGGGTTCGGCAAAGCAGCGGGAGGTGCAGCATCGGCGAGGAGCTGACCATCATCATCGCCGGGGTGTTCAGCGTCCTGGTCGTCGTGGCGACCGTCGCGATCATCGGCCGGGTCTTGCCGGGGCACTGGCGTGCCCGCCGCTGGTCGCTGGTCGTCATCGATGTCATGCTCATCATCGGCTCGCTGCTGATTGCCTCCCGGCCGGTGATCGGTGCCGTGCGACTGGTCATCTGATCGACCACTCTCTCCGCGGGCTCGGGATGTGGGAGAGCCCCGGATTTCGTCGTGAATTCGGGGTTTCTTACCCGAAGGCGTGCATCATGTATCGCGGGAGTGGCGCGTTCGGAAGCCGATCGGCCGACTAATGCCCCCCAACCTACTTGACATCTTTCTTTCCAGTCTGTAATCTGGGGCCCGGTCACGGCTGGACCCGGTGCCGAAGGGGACATCGGCCGGGGTGGCGAGCCGACCAGTCCGGTCCGCGGCGACGCCACCAGCGTGGCCAACGCGCTCCCCCAGAGCGCGCGTCGTGGAGAACTCTAACACGACATCGGCACGGTGCGCCGGTTGGGGGACCGGCTGTGCCGCTGTCGCGGTGCGGTGAGAGGAGCGGTCGCGGCATCGAGCGAGTCGCTCATCGAGCGGCTCTGGCGTTGCCGGCCACCGCGTCAAGGGAAGGGAAGGGTGTCGGCTGGGATCGGCAGACGAGCGTTCTGTGGCTGCCCACCTGACCGCTCCTCCCACACGCACCCCCTCTCTCCACCTCTGGCCCGGGCGATCCACCCACGCGCCGGAGGGCTCCGGACCTACCACCCACCGTCGATCTCAGCGAAGATAGCCCTCGGCCGCAGTGGCACTGCCTCGCGGCGATTACCGGATGTACGTCTTGGGTGCTCTGCGCGCCCGATGCGAATGGGAGAGCTGAATGTCCGAGACGACCACGCCCGCCCCTGAGCTCGACGGGGTGGTGGAAGCCGCGATGACCCGCTGGGGGGTGCCCGGCCTGACGCTGGGGATCCTGCGCGACGGGGAGGCCGAGACCCGCGCCTACGGCGTCGCCAGCCTGGAGAGCGGCTACCCCCTACGGCCGGACAGCCTGTTCCAGATCGGGTCGATCTCGAAGGTCTACACCGCGACGCTGGTCATGACCTTCGTCGAGGAGGGCGTGCTCGATCTCGACACGCCGGTGTGGACGTACCTGCCGGACCTCGTGCTGGCCGACGCCGCGGCGCGCGATGCGATCACCGTGCGCCACCTGCTGGCCCACACCAGCGGGCTGGAAGGCGACCGCTTCACCGACTATGGCATGGGGGACGACGCCCTGACGCGTGCCATCGCCGAGTTCCACACCCTGCGGCAGATCACCCCGCCCGGCGAGACCTGGGCCTACTGCAACAGCGGCTTCTACCTCACCGGCGCGATTATCGAGCGACTGACCGGGAAGCCGTTCGAGGCGGTCATGCGGGAACGGGTCTTTGAGCCGCTGGGCCTGACGCGCTCCTTCTTCTTCGCACACGAGGCGATCACCTATCCGGTGGCGGTCGGCCACTCGCCGGTGCAGCCGGGCGAGCCGGCCCACGAGGTGGCACGCCGCTACCCGCTGCCGCGCTGCGTCAACGCCGCCGGCGGCATCATCTCCGACGTCGGCGACCTGCTCCGTTTTGCCGCGTTCCACCTGGGCGACGGCACCGTGGACGGGAAGCGGGTGCTCTCCCCCGAATCGCTGGCAGCGATGCGCGAGCCGCAGGCGGAGGCCGGGAGCTTCGCCGAGGCCTACGGGCTGGCCTGGGCGCTGCACGCTTACGACGGCGGGTGGGTCATCGGGCACGGCGGCACGACCGGCGGGTTCCAGGCCCAGCTCCGTCTCGTGCCCGGGCGCGGCTTCGCCGTGGCGGTCCTGACCAACAGCTCGCAGGGCGCGGCGGCGTACAGCGAGATCATCGACTGGGTGCTGGAGCACGAGTGCGGCCTGCGGCCGGTTCGGCCGGAGCCGGTGAGCCTGTCCGCGGATGAGCTGGCCTGGTTCGCCGGGCGCTACCATCGCCCTGACGTCGACATCACGATTTCGGTCGACGGGGACCGGCTGCGCGCCGACGTGGTGACCCGCAGCCAGCTCACCGGCAAGGAGACGACGCTGCCCCCGCTGACGCTCATCCCGATCGGCGAGCGGCGTTTCCTGATCGCCGACACCCACGTGCGCGGGGAGACGGTCGAGTTCCTGGAGGGCCCCGACGGCGCCCCCCGCTTCCTCCGCTTCCACGGCCGCCTGGCGGACTGGCAGGGGCGGTAGCGCCTGGGCTAGACGACTCGCAGCAGTATCGCAACGAGTGCCGCCGTCGGTGTCAAACCGACGGCGGCATTGTCACGTCTGACATTCCCCCTCTCCCCTTGTGGGAGAGGGGGTCAGGGGGTGAGGGGTTCTTCCCCCTACTCCGCCTTCGCTATCGCCGCGCGGATGCGCGGGGCGGTCATCGGGAGGTCGGTGACGCGGGCGCCGGTCGCGTCGGCGATGGCGTTGGCGATGGCCGCCGCGGTCGGGATGACCGGCGGCTCGCCGACACCCTTGGCGCCGAACGGCCCGGCCGAGGACGGTACCTCCACCAGCTTCACCTCGATCGGTGGCACCTGCGGGGCGGCCGGCAGGCTGTAGTCCATCAGCGTCGGGTTCAGAGGCTGGCCGT
This genomic window from Sphaerobacter thermophilus DSM 20745 contains:
- a CDS encoding serine hydrolase domain-containing protein; protein product: MSETTTPAPELDGVVEAAMTRWGVPGLTLGILRDGEAETRAYGVASLESGYPLRPDSLFQIGSISKVYTATLVMTFVEEGVLDLDTPVWTYLPDLVLADAAARDAITVRHLLAHTSGLEGDRFTDYGMGDDALTRAIAEFHTLRQITPPGETWAYCNSGFYLTGAIIERLTGKPFEAVMRERVFEPLGLTRSFFFAHEAITYPVAVGHSPVQPGEPAHEVARRYPLPRCVNAAGGIISDVGDLLRFAAFHLGDGTVDGKRVLSPESLAAMREPQAEAGSFAEAYGLAWALHAYDGGWVIGHGGTTGGFQAQLRLVPGRGFAVAVLTNSSQGAAAYSEIIDWVLEHECGLRPVRPEPVSLSADELAWFAGRYHRPDVDITISVDGDRLRADVVTRSQLTGKETTLPPLTLIPIGERRFLIADTHVRGETVEFLEGPDGAPRFLRFHGRLADWQGR